In Candidatus Riesia pediculicola, the following are encoded in one genomic region:
- the coaA gene encoding type I pantothenate kinase: MNDLNSIDHNLFWNIFKFCILPNFKKHISLNRSHRNYRIPYIIAITGSVAVGKSTTANLMKILLRCWLKGQKIEVIATDNFLYPNTILNRLGIMQKKGFPQSYNNLLFRKFLYDIKSGVNKLCIPIYSHIFYDISPNEVQIVESPDLIILEGLNIFYDIYLYELQKSSFNFFDFVIYIDAEEYFLKSWYIGRFLNFCRKSVNYPGSHFHYLSKLRRSEIIQIANKLWMEINKINLHENIFPLKKVANLIVTKGKDHKIVSINFSKRYFTF; the protein is encoded by the coding sequence ATGAATGATCTAAACTCCATCGATCACAACCTTTTCTGGAATATTTTTAAGTTTTGTATCCTTCCTAATTTTAAAAAACATATTTCATTGAATCGTTCTCATAGAAATTACAGAATTCCTTATATTATTGCTATTACAGGAAGCGTAGCGGTTGGAAAGAGTACTACAGCGAATCTGATGAAAATATTGTTACGTTGTTGGTTGAAGGGTCAAAAAATAGAAGTTATTGCAACAGATAACTTTTTATATCCTAATACGATTCTAAATAGATTAGGTATCATGCAGAAGAAAGGATTTCCTCAGTCATATAATAATCTTTTATTTAGAAAATTTTTATACGATATTAAATCAGGGGTTAACAAACTTTGCATACCAATATATTCTCATATATTTTACGATATTTCTCCAAATGAAGTACAGATCGTTGAGTCTCCTGATCTAATCATTTTAGAAGGTTTGAATATTTTTTACGATATATATCTTTATGAACTTCAAAAATCTTCTTTTAATTTTTTTGATTTTGTAATATATATCGATGCGGAAGAGTACTTTCTAAAGAGTTGGTATATCGGTAGATTTCTAAATTTCTGTAGAAAATCTGTGAATTATCCTGGATCTCATTTTCATTATCTTTCGAAATTGAGAAGATCAGAAATTATACAGATCGCTAATAAGTTGTGGATGGAAATTAATAAAATTAATTTGCATGAAAATATCTTTCCTTTAAAAAAGGTAGCAAATTTGATAGTTACAAAAGGAAAAGATCATAAGATCGTATCAATTAATTTTTCAAAAAGATATTTTACTTTTTAA
- the def gene encoding peptide deformylase: MIPSLNILQYPDSRLRKVAKPVKLITSEIKDLVRNMFKIMYEKGGIGLAATQVNIHQRIVVINISQREKKDELTLINPIILSSHGVISLEERCLSVSNRAGCILRSKFIEVKTKSLSGKEFIFHAKGLLSVCIQHEVDHLDGKLFIDYLRK; this comes from the coding sequence ATGATTCCATCTTTAAATATATTGCAGTACCCTGATTCGAGGTTAAGAAAAGTTGCTAAACCAGTTAAGTTGATTACATCAGAAATTAAAGATTTGGTAAGGAATATGTTTAAAATCATGTATGAAAAAGGAGGAATAGGATTGGCGGCAACTCAAGTAAATATTCATCAAAGAATAGTAGTAATCAACATCTCTCAAAGAGAAAAGAAGGATGAATTAACTTTAATTAATCCAATCATTTTAAGTTCACATGGAGTAATTTCTTTGGAAGAAAGATGTCTTTCGGTTTCTAATAGGGCAGGTTGTATATTAAGATCAAAGTTTATTGAAGTTAAAACAAAAAGTTTATCTGGAAAAGAATTTATATTTCATGCAAAAGGTCTTCTTTCTGTCTGCATACAGCATGAAGTAGATCATTTAGACGGAAAACTATTTATTGATTATTTAAGGAAATGA
- the rpsD gene encoding 30S ribosomal protein S4 → MGRYLGAKLKLSRREGTDLFLKSNIRQIESKCKIDRFPGQHGAKKSRLSDYGIQFREKQKLRRIYGILERQFRRYYMKSSKLKGNTGENLLVLLERRLDNVVYRIGLGSTRSEARQLVSHKSILVNKKIVNIPSYQVNIDDIIETSEFSSSQNRIKSSIELSQQREQVSWLEISSEKMRGRVLRLPVRDDLPTDINEHLIVELYSK, encoded by the coding sequence ATGGGTAGATACTTAGGAGCTAAACTAAAACTGAGTCGTAGAGAAGGAACTGATCTTTTTCTGAAATCTAATATTCGTCAGATCGAATCTAAATGCAAGATAGATCGATTTCCAGGACAGCATGGTGCAAAAAAGAGTCGATTATCAGATTATGGAATACAATTTCGTGAAAAACAAAAATTACGTAGAATCTATGGAATTTTGGAAAGACAGTTTCGAAGATATTATATGAAATCTTCCAAATTAAAAGGAAATACAGGAGAAAATTTACTTGTCCTGCTAGAAAGAAGACTAGATAACGTAGTATACAGAATTGGATTAGGTTCAACTCGTTCTGAAGCAAGACAATTGGTAAGTCATAAATCCATATTAGTTAACAAAAAAATAGTAAATATTCCTTCTTATCAAGTTAACATAGATGATATTATCGAAACATCTGAATTTTCAAGTTCACAAAATAGAATAAAATCTTCTATAGAACTCTCTCAGCAAAGAGAACAGGTATCTTGGTTAGAAATAAGTTCTGAAAAAATGAGAGGCAGGGTATTAAGACTTCCAGTAAGAGATGATTTACCAACTGATATTAATGAACATTTAATCGTTGAACTGTACTCAAAATGA
- the fmt gene encoding methionyl-tRNA formyltransferase yields MKRLRVIFAGSSHFSKIHLLNLLKFSNKRLIHVVGILSTPDRPSGRGLFAEPNSIKKISEELRIDCIQPNFLNDEFVYDWIFSKKVDIIIVAQYRLIFPEEILKRIPFGVWNIHCSLLPRWRGPSPIQYAILTGDERTGVSIVQMNSRIDTGDIIYQSCCLIDKGETFSSLYRKLVKVSLFSIMRSIDLLIKEKIVLKKQNENLATYSKKINKEMAEISWSSSTSLDLERKIRAFQFWPVSYFKVNQETIKILQAELVENYFGHALPGTIVRIERNGTIVSAKEGFLKILKMRKSGRKTVSSFEFKNYHLPWYQEGTLLK; encoded by the coding sequence ATGAAAAGATTAAGAGTTATCTTTGCCGGCTCGTCTCATTTTTCAAAGATTCATCTTCTGAATCTTTTAAAATTTTCTAATAAAAGATTGATACATGTAGTCGGAATTTTATCGACTCCTGATAGACCATCTGGAAGAGGTCTTTTTGCGGAGCCTAATTCCATTAAGAAAATTTCTGAAGAGTTAAGGATAGATTGCATTCAGCCAAATTTTCTAAATGATGAATTTGTTTATGATTGGATTTTTTCAAAAAAAGTTGACATTATTATTGTTGCTCAATATCGTTTGATTTTTCCAGAAGAAATATTAAAACGTATTCCATTTGGAGTTTGGAATATTCATTGTTCTCTTCTTCCAAGATGGCGTGGACCTTCTCCGATTCAATATGCCATTTTGACTGGTGATGAGAGAACTGGTGTTTCAATTGTACAGATGAACTCAAGAATCGATACCGGAGATATAATTTATCAATCTTGTTGTCTTATCGATAAAGGGGAGACTTTTTCATCTCTTTATAGAAAGCTAGTTAAAGTCAGTTTATTCTCTATTATGAGATCTATTGATCTTTTGATAAAGGAAAAAATCGTTTTAAAAAAACAAAATGAAAATCTTGCTACATATTCTAAGAAAATAAACAAGGAGATGGCTGAAATTTCTTGGTCATCATCTACTTCTTTGGATTTAGAAAGAAAAATTAGAGCTTTCCAGTTTTGGCCAGTCAGTTACTTTAAAGTGAATCAAGAAACAATAAAAATTTTACAAGCTGAACTGGTTGAAAATTATTTTGGTCACGCTCTTCCAGGAACTATAGTTCGAATTGAAAGGAACGGAACGATTGTATCCGCTAAAGAAGGATTTTTAAAAATTTTAAAAATGAGAAAATCAGGAAGAAAAACAGTTTCTTCTTTTGAATTTAAAAATTATCATTTGCCATGGTATCAAGAAGGAACTTTATTGAAATAA
- the trkA gene encoding Trk system potassium transporter TrkA, translated as MKIIILGSGKIGRTIAESLIDENNDITVIDINKEKLNQLQDKLDLRVISGFASHPKVLREARAEETDILIAVTGSDEVNMIACQVAHSFFKIPKKIARIRSIGYTEEINLFSKTCIPIDYFISPEKTIVDGIRKLIQYPGVSQIMSFSRRIVSIVTVDMKNDNLLIHLSVSEVQKRFAHLKCKLISIFREKVPIFPKDSTIIQEYDEIFFIIKTENIRLLMYELKILEKPYRKIMIVGGGRIGFELARILEKIYQVKIIEKDSEKASKLSEILNHATVLHGHVSDKELLFKENISEVDAFITLTENDESNIMYALLAKKMGVKRTIVLIHHGSYINLIKSGMIDNMIFPKQAILSSLLGYVRRMRSNISYIREGVLETIEIKLNRKNRYSGVIGKKVSEINLDEGIVIGAIIRNSEVIFSISEQKIKLYDILLIFITKKNHISEIYRTFKMDKDNF; from the coding sequence GTGAAGATCATCATATTGGGGTCAGGAAAAATTGGAAGAACCATTGCAGAGAGTTTAATTGACGAAAATAACGATATTACTGTAATAGATATAAATAAAGAAAAACTAAATCAACTTCAAGATAAGTTAGATTTAAGAGTGATTAGCGGTTTTGCTTCTCATCCAAAGGTTTTGAGAGAAGCTAGAGCAGAAGAAACAGATATATTAATCGCTGTCACTGGATCGGATGAAGTGAACATGATTGCTTGTCAGGTTGCTCATTCTTTTTTTAAAATACCTAAGAAAATTGCTCGAATTAGATCCATAGGATATACTGAAGAAATAAATTTGTTCTCTAAAACTTGTATACCAATTGATTATTTCATATCTCCAGAAAAAACCATCGTCGATGGTATCAGAAAATTAATTCAGTATCCTGGAGTTTCGCAGATAATGAGTTTTTCTAGAAGAATAGTGAGTATTGTCACTGTTGATATGAAAAATGATAATCTATTAATCCATCTATCTGTTTCAGAAGTTCAGAAAAGATTTGCACATTTAAAATGTAAATTGATTTCTATTTTTAGAGAAAAAGTTCCCATATTTCCAAAAGATTCTACAATTATTCAAGAATATGATGAGATATTTTTTATCATAAAAACAGAGAACATTAGGTTATTGATGTATGAATTAAAAATTTTGGAGAAACCGTATAGAAAAATCATGATAGTTGGAGGTGGAAGAATTGGATTTGAATTAGCTAGAATTTTGGAGAAAATTTATCAGGTTAAAATTATAGAAAAAGATTCAGAAAAAGCTTCTAAACTTTCAGAAATTTTGAATCATGCTACAGTTCTTCATGGGCATGTTTCTGATAAAGAACTTTTATTTAAAGAAAACATTTCGGAAGTAGATGCTTTTATAACACTAACAGAAAACGATGAATCGAACATAATGTATGCTCTATTAGCAAAGAAGATGGGTGTGAAAAGAACAATTGTTCTCATTCATCATGGATCATATATTAATTTGATAAAAAGCGGAATGATTGATAATATGATCTTTCCTAAACAAGCGATACTATCTAGTTTATTAGGATACGTTCGTAGGATGAGATCAAACATATCTTATATCAGAGAAGGTGTCTTAGAAACAATTGAGATTAAGTTGAACAGAAAAAATAGATATAGTGGGGTGATAGGAAAAAAAGTTTCGGAAATAAATCTAGATGAAGGGATTGTAATAGGAGCAATCATCAGGAATAGTGAAGTAATTTTCTCCATATCCGAACAAAAAATTAAATTATACGATATATTATTGATATTTATCACGAAAAAAAACCATATTTCAGAAATTTATAGGACTTTCAAGATGGATAAGGATAATTTTTAG
- a CDS encoding L-threonylcarbamoyladenylate synthase type 1 TsaC, with translation MKNSELLKIIWALKNGEIIAYPAESVFSLGCDPDNDKTIQKLLTLKNRSWEKGFILVSDNYDKLTKYIDDKKLTKFQKRIISFHDTFFPRTWVVPAKKCVSKLITGQFKSIAIRISRFEYIKNICLNYGKPIISTSANISNDAPCRTKNEVAKKFNQCVRTMNGKTLGNFQHSIVQDLLNGYLYRKR, from the coding sequence ATGAAAAATTCTGAATTATTAAAAATAATATGGGCACTTAAAAATGGAGAGATAATTGCCTATCCAGCAGAATCTGTTTTTAGTTTAGGATGTGATCCAGATAACGACAAAACAATTCAAAAACTATTGACTTTGAAAAACCGTTCTTGGGAAAAGGGATTCATACTAGTCTCAGATAATTATGATAAATTAACCAAGTATATTGACGATAAAAAATTAACTAAGTTTCAAAAAAGAATAATTAGTTTTCACGACACTTTTTTTCCGAGAACTTGGGTAGTTCCTGCTAAAAAATGTGTTTCTAAATTAATAACAGGACAATTTAAATCGATTGCTATTCGAATCAGTAGATTCGAATATATAAAAAATATATGCTTAAATTATGGTAAACCAATCATTTCTACCAGTGCCAATATCAGTAATGATGCTCCTTGCCGAACAAAAAATGAAGTTGCAAAAAAATTTAATCAGTGCGTACGAACAATGAATGGAAAAACATTAGGAAATTTTCAACATTCGATTGTTCAAGATTTATTAAATGGATATTTATATAGAAAAAGGTGA
- the murB gene encoding UDP-N-acetylmuramate dehydrogenase, whose amino-acid sequence MRISSSFGLLVKANLIRKFHSIEQLKFLWKLSKKKKYPFLVLGKINKTIFIENFSGIVALNCIQKLRIRESKNNNLIYVGSGNSWKDLVETLLKMRIYGLENMSFIPGSVGAASVQNMGAYGLEFKDVCKYVDTIDLSDGKRRRFYNQECKFKYRGSIFKKIKYKNFIVISVCLKIRKSWQPVLNHKKIIDKFPSRVTVKDITKFIFQERCKSIPNPSILGNSGSFFKNPTVHPEISDWIRKKFPKYQSKIFFTENKIHAGWLIKQCNLQGYRIGGAEVYRKNPLILINRGYSTGQDIIKLSQYVHQKVFEKFGISLEKEAIFIGKNGEIT is encoded by the coding sequence ATGAGAATAAGCAGTTCATTCGGTCTATTAGTTAAGGCTAATTTAATACGAAAGTTTCACTCAATTGAGCAATTAAAATTTCTTTGGAAACTTTCAAAAAAGAAAAAATATCCTTTCTTAGTACTAGGAAAAATTAATAAAACGATTTTTATAGAAAATTTTTCCGGAATAGTTGCTTTAAATTGTATTCAAAAATTGAGAATTAGAGAATCTAAAAATAATAATTTAATCTATGTCGGATCAGGAAACAGTTGGAAAGATCTAGTAGAAACTTTATTAAAAATGAGAATATATGGCTTGGAGAATATGTCTTTCATTCCTGGATCCGTTGGAGCAGCTTCCGTACAAAATATGGGAGCTTACGGACTGGAATTTAAGGATGTTTGCAAATATGTTGATACAATCGATTTGTCTGATGGAAAAAGAAGAAGATTTTATAATCAAGAATGTAAATTTAAATATCGAGGAAGTATTTTTAAAAAAATTAAGTATAAAAACTTTATCGTCATTTCAGTCTGTCTAAAAATTAGAAAAAGTTGGCAGCCTGTTTTAAATCATAAGAAGATAATTGATAAATTCCCATCAAGAGTAACTGTTAAAGATATTACAAAATTTATCTTTCAAGAAAGATGCAAATCGATACCAAATCCATCTATTTTAGGAAATTCCGGAAGTTTTTTTAAGAACCCAACAGTTCATCCAGAAATATCGGATTGGATTAGAAAAAAATTTCCAAAATACCAATCTAAAATCTTCTTCACAGAGAACAAAATTCATGCGGGATGGTTAATTAAACAATGCAATCTACAAGGATATAGAATTGGAGGAGCAGAAGTATACAGAAAAAATCCTCTAATTTTAATCAATCGAGGTTATTCTACAGGACAAGACATAATAAAATTGTCTCAATACGTTCATCAAAAAGTTTTTGAGAAGTTTGGCATATCTTTGGAAAAAGAAGCAATTTTCATAGGAAAAAATGGTGAAATTACTTAA
- a CDS encoding DNA-directed RNA polymerase subunit alpha, giving the protein MHNFTTDEFIKPKLADIQKISKTQARITLEPLERGFGHTIGNALRRILLSSMPGFAVTEVEIDGILHEYSTKDGVQEDIVEILLNLKELGVRIYGKEEIVLSLVKKGICTVTAQDIERNENVEIINPEHVICHITDENTVIKMRIKINKGRGYVPVSSRSSEEQNRSIGRLLVDACYSPVERVSYKVEATRVEQRTDLDKLIIEIETNGTIDPKEAIHKSATILANQLESFVELQNEDKKEVQEDHPKFDPMLLKTVDDLELTVRSANCLKTESIHYIGDLVQRTEVELLKTPNLGKKSLMEIKDILASRGLSLGMKLENWPPSKKDEPK; this is encoded by the coding sequence ATGCATAATTTTACAACAGATGAGTTTATTAAGCCAAAACTGGCAGATATACAGAAGATTAGCAAAACGCAAGCAAGAATTACCCTAGAACCTTTAGAAAGAGGTTTTGGACACACTATTGGAAATGCTTTGAGAAGAATATTACTATCCTCCATGCCTGGATTTGCTGTAACAGAAGTAGAAATTGATGGAATTTTGCATGAGTACAGCACTAAGGACGGAGTTCAAGAAGATATAGTTGAGATACTTCTTAATTTAAAAGAATTGGGGGTTAGAATTTATGGAAAGGAAGAAATAGTTCTTTCTTTAGTTAAAAAGGGAATATGTACAGTAACCGCGCAGGATATTGAAAGAAATGAAAATGTAGAGATTATCAATCCAGAACATGTAATATGTCATATTACCGATGAAAATACTGTTATAAAGATGCGTATTAAGATAAATAAAGGAAGAGGATACGTTCCAGTCTCTTCTAGATCTTCGGAAGAACAAAATAGATCAATAGGAAGATTGCTAGTTGATGCTTGCTATAGTCCAGTCGAGAGAGTTTCCTATAAAGTAGAAGCTACTAGAGTAGAACAAAGAACAGATTTAGATAAACTGATAATAGAGATTGAGACGAATGGAACAATTGATCCAAAAGAGGCTATTCATAAGTCAGCTACCATATTGGCCAATCAATTAGAATCTTTTGTAGAGCTTCAAAATGAAGATAAGAAAGAAGTACAAGAAGATCATCCAAAATTTGACCCAATGTTATTGAAAACAGTAGACGATTTAGAACTCACAGTTAGATCGGCAAACTGTTTAAAAACAGAATCTATCCATTATATTGGTGATTTGGTACAACGTACAGAAGTAGAACTTCTCAAAACTCCAAATTTAGGAAAAAAATCACTCATGGAAATTAAAGATATCTTAGCTTCTAGAGGTTTATCCTTGGGGATGAAATTGGAAAATTGGCCGCCTTCTAAAAAAGACGAACCAAAATAA
- the tuf gene encoding elongation factor Tu, with translation MSKEKFNRSKLHINVGTIGHVDHGKTTLTSAITTVLSKKYGGTAFAFDQIDNAPEEKERGITISASHVEYDTPKRHYAHVDCPGHADYVKNMITGAAQMDGAILVVAATDGAMPQTREHILLSRQVGVPYIVVFLNKCDMVEDQELLELVEMEVRELLNQYNFPGDSTPIIRGSALKSLEGEKKWEEKILELTNTLDSYIPDPKRAINLPFLLPIEDVFSISGRGTVVTGRIEQGVLKVGEEVEVIGIRDTKKTICTGIEMFRKLLNEGMAGENVGVLLRGIRREEVERGQVLAKPGSINPHIKFESEVYVLKKEEGGRHTPFFNGYRPQFYFRTTDVTGVVELPSDIEMVLPGDNIQIVVTLIEHIAMNEGLRFAIREGGKTVGAGVVSKILT, from the coding sequence ATGTCTAAAGAAAAATTTAATCGATCAAAGTTACATATTAACGTCGGAACCATCGGACACGTTGATCACGGAAAAACAACTTTGACCTCGGCAATTACAACTGTTCTATCCAAAAAATATGGGGGAACTGCTTTTGCTTTCGATCAGATTGATAATGCTCCAGAAGAAAAAGAAAGAGGAATTACCATATCTGCTTCGCATGTGGAATACGACACACCTAAAAGGCATTATGCTCATGTAGATTGCCCTGGACACGCAGATTATGTGAAAAATATGATAACAGGAGCTGCACAGATGGACGGAGCAATTTTAGTAGTTGCAGCAACAGATGGAGCTATGCCTCAGACAAGGGAACATATCTTATTAAGCAGACAAGTAGGAGTACCTTATATAGTAGTCTTTTTAAACAAATGCGATATGGTAGAAGATCAAGAATTATTGGAATTAGTCGAAATGGAAGTGCGTGAACTCTTAAATCAATACAATTTTCCAGGAGATTCGACTCCAATTATTCGGGGATCTGCTTTGAAATCACTAGAAGGAGAAAAAAAATGGGAAGAAAAAATTTTAGAACTGACAAACACATTAGATTCCTATATTCCTGATCCAAAGAGAGCAATTAATCTTCCATTTCTTTTACCGATAGAAGATGTATTTTCAATCTCTGGAAGAGGAACAGTAGTAACAGGAAGAATAGAACAAGGAGTCTTAAAAGTTGGAGAAGAAGTAGAAGTAATTGGAATCAGAGATACCAAAAAAACGATTTGTACAGGGATCGAAATGTTTCGAAAACTATTGAATGAAGGAATGGCTGGAGAAAACGTTGGGGTATTATTACGAGGTATTAGAAGAGAAGAAGTGGAAAGAGGACAAGTTTTAGCAAAACCTGGTTCAATCAATCCTCATATCAAATTCGAATCGGAAGTGTATGTTTTAAAGAAAGAAGAAGGAGGAAGACACACTCCATTTTTTAACGGATATCGACCTCAATTTTATTTCAGAACTACAGATGTGACTGGAGTTGTCGAGCTTCCATCCGATATAGAAATGGTTCTTCCAGGAGATAACATTCAGATTGTTGTCACTCTTATTGAGCATATAGCAATGAATGAAGGACTTAGGTTTGCCATTAGAGAAGGAGGAAAAACAGTTGGAGCAGGTGTCGTTAGTAAGATTTTAACTTGA
- the rpsK gene encoding 30S ribosomal protein S11 — protein MKNSIRNKRKIRKQVLDGIAHIHASFNNTIVTITDRKGNTLAWATSGGSGFRGSRKSTPFAAQIATERCSESVKEYGVKNLEVMVKGPGPGRESAIRTLHAVGFQITNIIDVTPIPHNGCRPPKKRRV, from the coding sequence ATGAAAAATTCAATTCGAAATAAAAGAAAAATAAGAAAACAAGTATTAGATGGAATAGCTCATATCCATGCTTCTTTTAATAACACAATTGTTACGATCACTGATCGAAAGGGAAACACGTTAGCGTGGGCTACTTCTGGAGGGTCAGGTTTTAGAGGTTCTAGAAAATCTACTCCTTTTGCAGCACAAATTGCTACAGAAAGATGTTCGGAATCGGTGAAAGAATACGGAGTTAAAAATCTCGAAGTAATGGTCAAGGGACCTGGACCTGGAAGAGAGTCTGCAATACGTACTTTGCATGCAGTAGGTTTTCAAATTACCAATATTATAGACGTAACCCCTATTCCACATAATGGTTGTCGTCCTCCAAAAAAACGTAGAGTATAA
- a CDS encoding biotin--[acetyl-CoA-carboxylase] ligase: MFQKKLYILDIQKIQESVKHVNIFIRDTVDSTNQCLKRMIHRLRTGDVFLAEHQTRGFGRRGKKWFSSPGNSICLSLYWKFRINLNFINAISLAIGISVAKVLNELYDCKIILKRPNDLYIQNRKVGGILIETTSILKEEVHCIIGIGINLSENDTFHQKIKKSWTTLQKTIGRVECNQIVSAIIRETHRTLVMFEKNHHFFNDRHFELRENIRIYRE, from the coding sequence ATGTTTCAAAAGAAGCTATATATCTTAGATATTCAAAAAATTCAAGAGTCTGTAAAACACGTAAATATCTTCATAAGAGATACAGTAGATTCTACAAATCAGTGTTTAAAAAGAATGATCCACAGACTAAGAACAGGAGATGTATTTTTAGCAGAACACCAAACTAGAGGATTCGGAAGGAGAGGGAAGAAATGGTTTTCTTCTCCAGGAAACAGCATATGTTTATCTCTATATTGGAAATTCAGGATTAATTTAAACTTTATCAATGCGATCAGTTTAGCCATCGGGATTTCCGTTGCTAAAGTATTAAACGAATTATACGACTGCAAAATTATTTTGAAACGACCAAACGATTTGTACATTCAAAATAGAAAAGTAGGTGGAATTTTAATAGAAACGACGAGTATTTTGAAAGAAGAAGTTCATTGTATCATTGGAATTGGTATCAATTTATCGGAAAATGATACATTTCATCAGAAAATAAAAAAGAGTTGGACTACTCTTCAAAAAACTATAGGAAGGGTTGAATGCAATCAAATAGTCAGTGCAATCATCCGAGAAACGCATCGAACATTGGTAATGTTTGAAAAGAATCATCATTTTTTTAACGACCGACATTTTGAATTAAGAGAAAATATTAGGATTTATAGAGAATAA
- the aroE gene encoding shikimate dehydrogenase, translating into MEKFAIFGNPIHHSKSPIIHKLFAKQIGLQIEYRKKLVFKNQLQKKIHQFFYSENGNGLNITTPLKGYAYKIVHKLTNRAKLCGSINVIKLKNKMLFGDNMDGIGLIMDLKKYLITQKKIIKILIIGAGNASRSAIVSLLQYPVKIILVNRTYDKSKKISYLFHKTKKIQSKRIEEVQKPEYDIIINATSSGMFGKVPKISPKIFDKFVFCYDMFYKYLENTPFIKLARKYGVLQHSDGIGMLVWQAAFSFKFWTGKMPNAKSILKEIREKNKRLFNP; encoded by the coding sequence ATGGAAAAATTTGCTATTTTTGGAAATCCGATTCATCACAGCAAATCACCAATAATTCACAAATTGTTTGCCAAACAAATCGGATTACAAATCGAATATCGGAAAAAGTTAGTTTTCAAAAATCAACTTCAAAAGAAAATACATCAGTTTTTTTATTCTGAAAATGGAAATGGATTAAATATTACGACTCCTTTAAAAGGATATGCTTATAAAATTGTTCATAAACTGACAAATCGAGCTAAACTCTGCGGCTCTATTAATGTCATTAAGTTAAAAAACAAGATGTTATTTGGAGATAACATGGATGGAATTGGATTAATAATGGATTTAAAAAAATATTTGATAACTCAAAAAAAAATAATAAAAATCCTAATAATAGGAGCTGGAAATGCATCTCGTTCAGCAATAGTTTCTTTATTACAGTATCCAGTAAAGATTATTCTAGTAAATCGCACTTACGATAAATCGAAGAAAATATCTTATCTTTTTCACAAAACCAAAAAAATTCAATCTAAAAGAATAGAAGAGGTTCAAAAACCAGAATACGACATAATTATCAACGCAACATCTAGTGGAATGTTCGGAAAAGTACCAAAGATCTCCCCAAAGATATTTGATAAATTCGTCTTTTGTTATGATATGTTTTACAAATATTTAGAGAACACTCCGTTTATTAAACTTGCTCGAAAATATGGAGTATTACAACATTCGGATGGAATTGGCATGTTAGTTTGGCAAGCAGCATTTTCCTTTAAATTCTGGACAGGAAAGATGCCGAATGCAAAATCTATATTGAAAGAAATCCGTGAAAAAAATAAAAGATTATTCAACCCATAA
- the rplQ gene encoding 50S ribosomal protein L17 produces MRHKKIGRKLSRTSSHRKSMLRNMSTSLLEYEIIKTTLNKAKELRRFVEPIINSSKKKNLSNYRYVSQVLKSKKIVAKLFNDISKIMEGRKGGYTRIIKCGFRKGDNSKMAYIELVGRNKKRTLKNP; encoded by the coding sequence ATGAGACATAAAAAAATAGGAAGAAAATTGAGCAGAACAAGTAGTCATCGAAAATCTATGCTAAGAAATATGTCTACTTCATTACTTGAATATGAGATCATCAAGACTACGCTTAACAAAGCTAAAGAACTAAGGAGATTTGTGGAACCAATTATCAACTCTTCTAAAAAGAAGAACTTATCGAATTATAGATATGTATCTCAAGTTCTTAAAAGTAAAAAAATAGTCGCAAAGCTTTTTAACGATATATCTAAAATCATGGAAGGGAGGAAAGGAGGTTATACGAGAATTATTAAATGTGGATTTCGAAAAGGAGATAATTCAAAGATGGCTTATATCGAACTTGTTGGAAGAAATAAAAAAAGGACTTTGAAAAATCCCTAA